A stretch of DNA from Primulina tabacum isolate GXHZ01 unplaced genomic scaffold, ASM2559414v2 Contig607, whole genome shotgun sequence:
AAAGTGCACCAAAAAGCCTTGAGAAAATTTGGCTCCctcttcccctcactctccaaaatttcggccaagcaaGCAAGGAAGAAAGAAGGGAAGTTCGTGCAGTCCAGTACAAAAACCTTGCGTCGAAGTGATGCTCGATCAACAACAACATTCGTTAAAGTTACGCCGAAGTGCTGCCTGATTTTTGAGAAGACGTGTTGTATGAAAATCTGCaaatacggtaagtgggcttttgttacatatttgtttgtatttttaaactttgatatacataatatgacatgcttatatgtatgttcatattttcgaaaattgctatatgttctgtttaaaaatttcgatcgattatgtgtttcttCTATGTTTCGAAATTTATTGACTCCGCTGAATTCGTTTGAAAatctgaaatctgaaaatctgaaaagttctgtctgttacttctgaattctgttgcactgttacgattcgaatttgaaatgggacgagaattgtagttctgttctggcccccattggtgggtataaaaccatgttctgttctgacccccattggtgggtataaaatcatgttctggcctcactccttagaggactaacatattggggacaatttgaccatggaaatgagatgagtaacagtatTGTGTCAGTTTAATTTAatctgtttctgaattgctctgaatcatctgataacctctgtctcatatttgttccgtttctgttatgatgagttaaaagtaataagatttgaaagtttgttaaagaaatattttaaaaattaagttctatatgtatctttgaaatcgatcgacccccacttgctgagtgttttaccaaaacactcacccccttataatttcagataaaattgaaaaacaaataaatgaggaggagcaggaagctttctggggttggtgatcgATGATCAAGAGCAAGAATcaagttatttattttgtttaagttTCCCGCATTTCGccactctgatgtattttatttcattgtcattgtaagacaacactttatttatgaaaaagactggtttgatttgatacgaggctttattgttttacaatataattgttaaacaatgccggatgtcaccgacgcttcggactcgggCCGTGAcattttagtggtatcagagccgccaggttcataatcccgctgggattttgacagaaaaAATTtgacgaagtcaaattttggcaaaagcctagtgcaaACCTATCTAAATCCAACATTCATTCTTTCCAAAAATTTTCCTTTAGGAATTCGAAAATCTAGCCCTTCAATTGTTCCGAAAATCCTTAGTATCGAAAACTTTCCACGACAACTTTCTTTCTATTTTTGTGCCTTCCTATCCTTTATAAGATTCTGATGCTTTACTTCTATcttatcctaggaaatggctgctccacgtactCGCGCTCAGGCTGCTCTTCGTATGCGTCAGCTTACCATAGATAATCAAGCTAGGGAGATTGCGACTCTGAAGGCGCAATTGGCTAGGGAGAAACTGGAAAAACAGGAGCTTAATGAAATTAGGCACATACTGGAGACCGACGTACAGCGATTGACTCATCATCTGGACTTGGTGGAGAGCCAGCTGCTGCAAATACCGACCGATTCCGTTCGCATCACGCGCTTAGTTGCACTTAACAAGGATTTACTGGAGAGTGTAGAGATAGAACGAGGACGTGCTACGCAGGCCCATCAGCGCCAAGAGGAGTTCAACGCCAAACAGGACCGGTATATTTCGAAGCTTCACGGCACTATGGACAGACTTCAAGAGCAGAACAACTACCTACATTTGGTGATagagaacatggaggaagaggaggtaGCACCGATGGAAGTGGTCGGAGACGACAGCGCCAGTGACAGCGACGCCGTAGAGATGTTcgattagattagcattataataaagTATCTTGATTGTAGTAAACTTGTGACTAAGAAATATTATGTGTACCAGGCTATTTTGAAACTTTCTGTTATTGAATATTTAAAAATGgatgagtatcttatttaaatgtttttatctTATTGGAAACCAACATggactttcaaagcattataaatgaacttcagaaacaacttcaggaaaaggagtcagaaattaaaacactaaaagaaaaaaatgaaaaactcgaaAGAGATAACTACCAGTTGGACGGGAATAACGTgtgcatgatggaggatcttcgtgaggccagagtggaagagaagaaactaTGCAAAGATGTTAGACATTTTGCTGCTTATCATCTAGAGTCGGAGCGTCAACACGAGATCACCaagaaagagttgaagaaagcgcAAGATAGAATTTTTACGCTCAAAATCCGGGGTAATAGTCTCCTCAAAACGCAACGCCGTCTTGAAGAACGAATCGGGGAGCAAGAAATCGATGGAAAAGTAAGTCAATCAACAATACAAAAACTACAGGACCAAGTAAACAACCTCgatcaccacaacacacaaTTGCAGAATTACATCGAGCATCTACAAAATGAGATGgtcaatatggaagaactcaTGGAGCAACTGGAAGAAAACCCCGTGGAAGAAGAAACTAATGAAGCAGTAGGGGACAGAGAAGTAATAGACGAGTAGAGAGAGAGAGTTCTAGAatagacttcgattgtatctagaaatatttggttaatcatttgttttgaaaagattggttgtatgaaaattttttacaatttaatgaaattattcctttgattaaatattgtggcaaacaaattaataaaatacatgtttataggaaatggcaggcagaccaccccgaaacaaccgtaaccctcgtggtgccaaccaagatgaaaacccaccaccaccaccgagaGTAAATCTTTGTCAAGAagatatgatggcaatagctactATTGTGGCTGCAACATTGCAAGGGTTCGTGaacccattggctaacgccATCCAACCACCTCAAGAACCACAACCGCGTGGAATTAAATACCATTATGAATCCCTCCGAAGaaatcgagttccaactttcGATGGGAACCCAGACCCAGAAGTTAGCCACAACTGGCTCAAAAATGTCGAATCGCAATTACACCTACTTGAAGTGCCTGAAGAATTTAAAGTAgaggttgtaacaccgtttCTGGAGGACAGAGCACAAAAATGGTGGGAAACCGTGTCACCGTCTCTAGCCGAAGTGGAAGATATCACATGGCAGatttttaagagagaatttCTGAAACAATACTATCCAGCCGAATTCCGTCTGCAGAAGCTGAATGAATTTGAAACTTTCAGGCAGACACCGGATATGACAGTACTGGAATATACCTCAAGGTATAATGATCTGGGAACCTACCTCCCAACAATTATGTCCGATGAAACCTTGAAGATGCATCGTTTTAAAAGAGGACTGAACAGCCGGATTCAATCGGTTTTGGCGGTGTTCAAACCAAACAACTTTACGGACTTGATGGGCGCGGACCATGAGTGCGGAAACAAATATTAAGCGCCGAGAAGATGCAAACAGGTGTAAGAGACCATTGGTCAACCAAAGTACTCAAAATGGTCCCAAATTTAAGAAGCCAAATCATTCAAGTGGACCCCCAAGAGGAAATTTTAACAGTGCTGGCAACACTGAAGGAAAGTGGTGCGATACATGTCGACGGAAGCATGTTGGAGAATGTTATCGGAAGACAGGTGCTTGTTTTAAGTGCGGAAAAGTGGGTCATAGAATTAAGGACTGTCCAGACAATAAGGACAAAGGGGCGGGGCCCAGCAAACAACATGAAAACAAGACCAATGCTCGGGTTTATGCTATAACCCAAGAGGAAGCCGATAACACCAACGAAGTGGTGGCAGGTACCATCTTACTCAATAAAATGCCTGCATATGCTCTGTTTGATTGTGGAGTCACACATTCATTTGTGTCTAAAAGATTTGCTAAAAAGCTTGAACTTGAGCATGATATTCTTAGTGAACCATTAAGAGTAGCAACACCTGCcagcaaaacaattgaaacccacaaagtgtatcgaaactgtaaaatttgtatcagcgaacaaacttttgaagtggaattaattcaactcaatatggttgagtttgacattatccttggaatggactggttagctagAAACCATTCCATAGTAGACTGTCAAAAGAAAGATGTTAGACTTCAAATTCCGGCTAAAGGGGAAGTCGTATATCACggaaaatccaaagaaagaaaatctctgttatctgcctcacaagTCTGGAAGGCCATAAAAGGAGGAGAAGAAATTTATCTGGCAATGATCTATGAGATCAAAGTAGAAGAGGTTCCAAAATTggaagatattccaattgttcaagaattttcaGATGTTTTTCCTGAGGAATTACCACGCGAGATACCTGATagggaagtagaatttgaaatcaatttggtccctggtgctgctcccatatcaaaggcaccataccgaatggctccagcagaaTTGAAGGAGTTAAAGGAACAACATCAAGAATTACTAGACAAGAAACAGGTCCGCCCTAGCgcatccccgtggggagccccagtgATTTTTGTAATGAAAAAGGACGGAAGAATGAGGCAATGTATTGACTACAGGgaattgaacaagatcaccataaagaataagtacccactcccaagaatagatgattttttcgatcagttaaatggagccaaggtcttctcaaaactagatctgagatctggttatcatcagttgaaggtcaaagctGAAGATATCCCTAAAACTGCGTTTAGGAcgagatatggacattacgaattcacagtaatgccttttggcctcacaaatgctcctgcagcattcatggacctgatgaatcgggtattcaaaccatacctcgacaagtttgtggttgtcttcatagatgatatccttgtaTACTCACCAAGTGAAGAAGAATACAGAGAacatctgcgtctcactttgcagacactACGAGAAAAAGAactatacgccaaattcaagaaatgtgtattttggttaaaaagtgtggcgttcctaggccatataatttctgaattaggagtGTCCCTAAGAAGGTCGAGGCAATTaaggattggccacaaccaaagacagtgaCTGAAGTAAGGAGTTTTCTTGGTTTAGCTGGCTAGCATAGAAAATTCGTggagggattttcttcgatagccattccactcaccgaacttactcagaaaaattcaaaatttatttgggaTGAAGCGTGTGAAAGAAGTTTTGAAACTCTGAAGATGAAACTCGTATCCACACCAGTACTAGTTCTTCCcgaggatggtaagaatttcactataTACAGCGACTCTTCAAAGGGATgattagggtgtgtgcttatgcaagagggtcAGGTAATCGCTTATGCATCACGGCAACtaaaaccatatgagcagaattaccccactcatgacttggagttagccgcagtagtatttgcgcttaaaatctagagacactacctttatggagtaaaatgcgaagttttactgatcaccagagcctcaagtacattttcacccaaaaggaattaaacatgaggcaaagaaggtggatggaacttctcaaggactatgatttgtcaatcaattaccatccgggtaaggcaaataaaGTGGCTGATGCGTTAAGCCGGAGGAACCCTGAGAAGGTGAAATTATCTTCACTATCAGTGCAACCAGGTctccgagagaccatcaaattgaagcagagtcaagacacctccatccttaaaattaaggaacaaatccaagaaggaaTAGTTttagaatttcaaattgatgaaaatgggatactctggatgaaaggacgatggTTTGTGCCAAACGTCGATGGAATTCGAGAAGAGGTAATGGTcgaggcacataaatcgagattttcGGTACATCCATGCAGTACCAAAATGTATAgagatctgaaaaatatttactggtggaacggaatgaagaaagacgtggctatctttgtttccaagtgcctaacctgtcaacaagtcaaggcagagcatcaacgGCCTGGAGGACTTTTATAGCCATTGGAAATACCAACATGGAAGAAGGATagtatctccatggactttgtagtcGGGCTACCAAAATCAAGACAAGGTCATGATGGAATTTGGGTAATCGTTGACAGATTgactaagtcggcacatttcttaccgGTGAGGATGACTTACAACATGGATAAGCTCGCTACCCtgtatatggacaacatagtgaggctacaCGGAGTCCCGACAAATATactatctgacagagatccaagatttgtatcaagattttggaaaagtttccaaaaggctatgggGACAAAAGTtactctcagcacggcctatcatcctcaaactgatggccaaaccgaaaggacaattcaaaccttcgaggatatgctgagggcatgtgcactggatttttctggaaattggagtgaacagttaCCCCGGATAGAATtcgcctataacaacagctatcacagtagcatcaagatggctccgtatgaagctttgtatggtagaaagtgtagatcgcctctatattgggacgaagtcggagaaaaagctgttacCTGGACCAGAACTTGTTCAAATAACCGTTGACAAAGTAGCTGTAATCAAAGAAAGACTCAATGCAGCCCAAGATAGAAAAAAGAGCTGGGCTGATATGagaagaagaccgttagaattAGAGATTGGTGAAAAAGCTTACGTCAAAGTCTCTCCCATGAAAGGAGTGGTTCAGTTCAGTAAATCCGGAAAATTGAATCCGAGATATGTGGGACTGTTCGAGATACTGGAGAAGGTAGGAACCTTAGCCTACCGATTAGCATTACCACCAGACATGGCCAGAATACAAAacgttttccacatctcacagcGGAAGAAGTATGTCCCAGACCCAAGTCATGTACTCAAGGTTAcaccactgatgattgaaggaaaactcaacgaagaacttaaatacgaagaagtccctACCCGAATAGTGGACTCCAAAGATCAAGTGTTGAGAAATCggacaataccttatgtcaaAGTACAGTGGTGAAATCACAATGAAagggaggcaacttgggaactcgAGGAGAAAATGCGATCACAATACCCTCATCTATTTGAAAAATCAAGCTAatgcaagtttcgaggacgaaacttttaataaggagggagggatgtgagaacccaggattttacgatccgaagcaaatcaagtaagtaatacgAACTTGAAGTTTACCTCAAACTAAGCTCGAAAATTTTCGTTTCAACTAGATAACTTGAatattaacttagattttcattaaatttaactcgaggaagcaacttcaaagctcggggattagctcaacaggaggccaagctacaagtaattgcatccatcggaGTAGTGTCACGGGAGgaataaaaccccagctcaagggcTCGATccttcagctcaaagaagctcaaccaagcttgtcctaacatgaccaaaaagggagctaagggaggagctaaaggtttggacaaattaaatatgcaaaaaataacctttgcgttaacccatgaaggagctgcgggaggaGCAAAGGActaggacatattgatgatgaaggaaatgaccctttagaaaacCAAGTTAACATTTAAAGAATGCATGGTATTTTGGATCAATATAATGACTAGTCATGGACTTGGAGGATACATGATATTTTGGAACCACATTGATGGCAACCTTGGAGCCCAAGAAATCGGCCAAGGCAAGGTGGAAGgtctttttttttctataaataccaactCAAGGATGATAGAAAAGTGCACCAAAAAGCCTTCAAAAAGTTCGGCTCCctcttcccctcactctccaaaATTTTGGCCAAGCAAGCAAGGAAGAAAGAAGGGAAGCTCGTGCAGTCTAGTACAAGAACCTTGCGTCGAAGTGCTGCTCGATCAACAACAGTATTCGTTAAAGTTacgccgaagtgctgcccgatttTTGAGAAGACGTGTTGTATAAAAATCTTCAAATacggtaagtgggtttttgttacatatttgtttgtatttttaaactttgatatacataatatgacatgcttatatgtatgttcatattttcgaaaattgctatatgttctgtttaaaaatttcgatcgattatgtgtttcttCTATGTTTCGAAATTCGTTGACTCCGCTGAATTCGTCTGAAAatctgaaatctgaaaatctgaaaagttatgtctgttacttctgaattctgttgcactgttacaatttgaatttgaaatgggacaaGAATTGTAGTTCTGTTCtagcccccattggtgggtataaaaccatgttctgttctggcccccattggtgggtataaaatcatgttctggcctcaccccttagatgactaacatattggggacaatttgaccatggaaatgagatgagtaacagtgttgtatCCGTTTGatttgatctgtttctgaattgctctgaatcatctgataacctctgtctcatatttgtttcgtttctgttatgatgagttaaaagtaataagatttgaaagtttgttaaagaaatgttttaaaaattaagttctatatgtatctttggaatcgatcaactcccacttgctgagtgttttcccaAAACACTAACCCCCTTATAATTTCAGATAAaagtgaaaaataaataaatgaggaggagcaggaagctttctggggttggtgatcgATGATCAAGAGCAAGAATCAAGTTATCCCTTTTGTTTAAGTTTTCCGCATTTCGccactctgatgtattttatttcattgtcattgtaagacaatactttatttttgaaaaagactggtttgatttgatacgaggctttattgttttcaatataattgttaaacaatgccggatgtcaacgacgcttcggactcggggcgtgacatttcgTTTCGAGTCGGGGATGGCTTGGGAgataatagaagtcgtaggaagataATGGTGTTGAATTTCAAAATTGCGTCGTTTTGTTGTTGATTGTTGACGTTGGGGTTGTTGGATTGTCGGCACAGGTTGGAGTCAATACCGTAGCGTCCTAAGATGGGTTTCGAAGTATCGATTCTTAGTCCATTCAATTGTGTTAGGAGAATTAAgaacaatataaaaatttcCGCAGGTTTGTTTTCACCCGAGGCTggccggacccctacacggaccctggcacggggtccttgcccttgtttcttccgaAGTGCCATTTTCCAATGCCTACATGGACCccagacggaccctagcacagGGTGAGTGTCCTTCCTTCTTTTCGGTGTGTCTTTCCCCAACCTACACGAACCCAGAGCTGGACCTGGGCACGAGGTCCGTGTACCTTCTGTTTGAGAATAGTTTAGGCTTCCCTttgagatttgttttggggattctatatcatggtttagtacgatttaacgaggtcaagtcccgagtgatctagaatgtcataagctatttatttgcTTCGGtagtgagcacgagtacctacgtctaagctatgaaagataagggtttgaactcacgttagtatgtgcagcaatggccccaagcgagatccaacgaatccctcaacaccaagtaagt
This window harbors:
- the LOC142534584 gene encoding uncharacterized protein LOC142534584 encodes the protein MAIATIVAATLQGFVNPLANAIQPPQEPQPRGIKYHYESLRRNRVPTFDGNPDPEVSHNWLKNVESQLHLLEVPEEFKVEVVTPFLEDRAQKWWETVSPSLAEVEDITWQIFKREFLKQYYPAEFRLQKLNEFETFRQTPDMTVLEYTSRYNDLGTYLPTIMSDETLKMHRFKRGLNSRIQSVLAVFKPNNFTDLMGADHECGNKY